The following are from one region of the Coffea eugenioides isolate CCC68of chromosome 2, Ceug_1.0, whole genome shotgun sequence genome:
- the LOC113761313 gene encoding probable xyloglucan endotransglucosylase/hydrolase protein 30, with protein sequence MHGVSRQNSLIRTQKTFDHSYQRQMDKFHFLCTKLPFLILLFLHLLCPANAALNNIATVPFGKGFSPLWGEPNIKRSADDKTVQLHLNQYTGSGFKSSDLYSHGFFSAKMKLPSDYTAGVVVAFYTTNGDVFKRTHDELDFEFLGNIRGKAWRFQTNMYGNGSTSRGREERYYLWFDPSREFHRYSILWTTKKIIFYIDNVPIREMIRNQEMGADYPSKPMALYATIWDASDWATSGGRYKTNYKYAPFIAEFTDLALHGCAADPLEEIFSSSCTEQDDQLDSASYASISPKQRMAMKNFRHKHMYYSYCYDTLRYSVPPPECLIDPSEKLRFKETGRLKFEERHRHRRSKRSRSQDIGARNYGNQDED encoded by the exons ATGCACGGCGTTTCCAGACAAAACAGTTTGATCAGAACACAAAAAACTTTTGATCATTCATACCAGAGACAGATGGACAAGTTCCACTTTCTTTGTACAAAGTTACCATTTCTgatccttctctttcttcaccTATTGTGTCCAGCCAACGCTGCTTTGAACAACATCGCAACTGTTCCATTCGGCAAAGGATTCAGTCCGCTTTGGGgcgaaccaaacatcaaacgaTCAGCAGATGACAAAACCGTCCAGCTTCATCTCAATCAGTACACAG gttCTGGGTTCAAATCATCTGATCTCTATAGCCATGGATTCTTCAGTGCAAAAATGAAGTTGCCATCAGACTATACTGCAGGCGTCGTCGTAGCATTTTAT ACTACAAATGGAGATGTATTTAAGAGGACGCACGATGAATTAGATTTTGAGTTTTTAGGAAATATTCGAGGAAAGGCGTGGCGGTTTCAGACAAATATGTATGGCAATGGAAGTACCAGCAGAGGAAGAGAAGAACGATATTACTTGTGGTTTGACCCTTCAAGGGAATTTCATCGATATAGCATCTTATGGACCACCAAGAAGATCAT ATTCTACATCGATAATGTTCCAATTCGGGAGATGATACGCAACCAAGAAATGGGAGCAGATTATCCATCAAAGCCTATGGCTTTGTATGCAACCATTTGGGATGCTTCAGATTGGGCAACTTCTGGAGGCCGATACAAGACTAACTATAAATATGCTCCATTTATAGCTGAATTCACTGATCTTGCTCTTCATGGATGTGCGGCGGACCCTCTTGAAGAGATTTTCAGCAGCAGCTGCACCGAgcaagatgatcaactagacaGTGCAAGTTATGCTAGTATAAGTCCCAAGCAAAGGATGGCCATGAAGAATTTTAGGCATAAGCATATGTATTACTCGTATTGCTATGATACTTTGAGGTATTCTGTTCCTCCACCGGAATGCTTGATCGATCCATCGGAAAAACTAAGGTTCAAGGAAACTGGGAGGTTGAAGTTTGAAGAAAGGCACAGACACCGTAGGTCAAAGAGATCAAGAAGCCAGGATATAGGTGCTAGGAATTATGGGAACCAAGATGAAGATTAA